From a single Arachis hypogaea cultivar Tifrunner chromosome 3, arahy.Tifrunner.gnm2.J5K5, whole genome shotgun sequence genomic region:
- the LOC112789659 gene encoding xyloglucan endotransglucosylase protein 6, giving the protein MSKEVSLFLGLVMGFVFVGVAFAAATAKFEELFQPSWALDHFIHEGDLLKLKLDNYSGAGFVSKSKYMFGKVTVQLKLVEGDSAGTVTAFYMSSEGPNHNEFDFEFLGNTTGEPYSVQTNVYVNGVGNREQRLNLWFDPTKDFHSYSFFWNQRQVIFLVDETPIRVHTNMEHRGIPFPKDQAMGVYSSIWNADDWATQGGRVKTNWSHAPFIATYKAFEINGCECPIVSSTSVENLKRCSSNEKKYWWDEPNLGVLSLHQSHQLMWVRAKHMVYDYCADTARFPVMPAECVHHSHHKLVLKN; this is encoded by the exons ATGTCTAAGGAGGTGTCGTTGTTTTTGGGATTGGTTATGGGGTTTGTGTTTGTTGGAGTGGCTTTTGCTGCTGCCACTGCCAAGTTTGAAGAACTCTTCCAACCAAGTTGGGCTTTAGACCATTTCATTCATGAAGGAGACCTTCTCAAACTCAAGCTTGATAACTATTCCG GTGCTGGGTTTGTATCCAAAAGCAAGTATATGTTTGGGAAAGTTACCGTCCAACTTAAACTTGTTGAAGGTGATTCTGCCGGAACAGTTACTGCTTTCTAT ATGTCATCGGAGGGTCCAAATCACAACGAGTTTGATTTTGAGTTCCTGGGGAACACCACAGGGGAACCTTACTCTGTTCAAACAAATGTGTATGTGAATGGAGTGGGAAATAGAGAGCAAAGGCTAAACCTTTGGTTTGACCCTACTAAAGACTTTCATTCTTACTCTTTCTTTTGGAACCAACGTCAAGTTAT ATTTCTAGTGGATGAAACACCAATAAGGGTGCACACAAACATGGAACACAGGGGTATTCCATTTCCAAAGGATCAAGCAATGGGTGTATATAGCTCAATTTGGAACGCTGATGATTGGGCCACACAAGGTGGAAGAGTGAAAACTAATTGGAGCCATGCACCTTTCATTGCAACATATAAGGCCTTTGAGATCAATGGTTGTGAGTGTCCAATAGTGTCATCAACATCAGTGGAAAATTTGAAGAGGTGTAGTAGTAATGAGAAGAAGTATTGGTGGGATGAGCCTAATTTGGGTGTGTTAAGTTTGCATCAAAGTCACCAACTTATGTGGGTTAGGGCCAAACATATGGTTTATGATTATTGTGCTGATACTGCTAGGTTCCCTGTTATGCCTGCTGAGTGTGTTCATCATAGTCACCACAAATTAGTgctaaaaaattag